TTTGTACTTTCATCCCCTTTTGAATCTTCTTACCATCCCCAATAGAAAAGAAGGTGAGACCAGTTAGCTTAGCTGATGGCTCCTCTGCTTGAATGGTGGCAATACGAGTTCCTTGGGTAACAACTTGACCGGGAAATGCAGTCACTTCTAAAACTCGTCCTTCATAAGGACTAATAACTTGGCTGTTTTTCTGTAATTGCACTTCCAATTGGGCAATATTTTGCACGATCTCTTGGATCTGATTTTTTCGGGTTGTTGAAGCTTGGAAATTTTGTTCAACCAGACTTTTTTCTCTAGCAGCCAGCCCTTGCAACTGAGTTTGGAGGTCGTTGATTTGGCTTTGCTTTTCCTGGTACGCCTGTTGTGCCTGTAAAAGCATTTCCTCTGAAATTGCCCCCTGCGCCTTTAGCTTTTTTAGCCGAGCGAGTCTATTTTTCAGAACGATGGCTAAACTTTGAGCTTCGCGGAAATTTTGCTGTAAGCTGAAGCGTTGTTGTACGAGGGCCTTAATTTCCAGTTCGCTTCGTAAAGATTGCAATGAGTTAGCACTGTGATTCTGAGTTTTTAATTCTAATAGCCTAAGACGCTGCTGCTGTAGTTGTTTCTGAAGTTCAGCTTGATCAAAAATTGCCAGTATCTGTCCCTTTTTCACGAATTCCCCTACACGTAAATTCATGGCCATCAATTGTCCGGTAGCAGGTGATTGGAAAGGCATAACCTTACTGGGATAAATTATGACTCCTCGACCTGTAACCGTAATGGGTATGCGACCAACAATACTCCAGATCGCTGCTGTTGCTACCAACGAACCAAGAGCAGTTAACGGCAACCAATTCATCGGATGGATCACCTGCATGACTTGATCCAGGCGTTCGGGAGAAGATGAACTTAAAAGCGCTTTTTTGCGGAAAAGGTTGTTATTTTGAACCATATGACATTATTTTGTCGGAAAAATTAAGTAATTTAGGCAAAGATATTTCTATAAACTGGAGTTTTTTCCAAACTACAGCGATTGTGACGAATTGGTAGAAAAAATCTGGTTATTAAGGGTGTCAAAAGTAACTCTTATGACTCATTTTGAGTAAATATTCTATATTTGAATGTAAAATTATAATCGTTACTGCAATTTTATATCTACCACAGCCAACGCATTTTGTCCATTCATTGCTGATTCTGAGTCATTTTTACTATCAAATTACAGAAATTACTGACAACCTGCATAATTAGCTTGAGTGACTCCCAATAAGCTCAGTAGGGCAAAAAGCCCATAAAACAAGGCAGTGTAGTTATTACACGCGTATCGTGTAATATCACATTATTGTCCAGTAGAGAGAGAAACGAGAAAAACCAAGATGTTGAGTTTTACAAAGTTGGATAATATTCCTGTACTACCAAAGCGCGAGAACAATCCGAACAAATTCTCTACCTACCTCGCGATCTCCAACAGCACTCGTGGAACGACGCTGCAATGGAAATACCAACCTGTTTTGCAACGTAATATAAAGTTATATGAAGCAATGCATGAAGAATTTTCTCAGTTATTGACTCAAAAAGATAAAATTCTCAAAATCGCCTATTTTTGGCGAACAGTAGCGCTAGACGAACCACAATTATTGGCAGATTGGGAGCCAAGAAATAAAACACAACTTGCTTGCGAACATTTAGCAAGTTACTTTGAAGAAAAATGCTATTGGACTGCTAAAGATTTATGTAATGGTGAAAGCGATTCTTGGGAAGAATATTTTTTTATGGCAAGATTGCTAATTTATAATCCGTTAAAATTAAGCGAGATTTTAGCTAAGTATAATAATTCTTACAATGCAAATTTAGAAACATATGTTAGTCAAATATTAATAAATACTGTCAAATTTTCAGCAGAAGTCAATCGATTTTCACGATGGCGATTGCTATATAAAAAGAGTGATAAAGAATTGAAAGAAGCGCTAAAAGTATTGGGAATTGTAGATCCAGAACTTACACAAATTATTTTTTCTAGAAAATATTTTAAACAAGTTTATTTAATGAACAAAGTTAAAAATCCAGCAAGAAGTACAGGGAAAAAATGGGTAGCTCCTGATGAAGAAGATTTTTCAAAATCTGCACAGTGCTATAACGTGGAAAAGGCACTCCCCACAACACCCCATGAAGTATTTGCTAATTCCAGTAATGTCACTGCTAAACAAATTAAAGATTGGATGGAGATTTGCATTAAATCTTTAGAAAATTATCCAAAATCAATTTTACCAAAATTTTCACTTGATGCCTTACAGTCTGATGGATTTGAAGCTAGATCGGAGTCTCAGACTGAGATTGTGAACGTTGAATGGCAAGGAATATTAGCTAACGAAGACATAAGAGATAGCCGAGATTATCTTGTAAAGAAAGTTAACTCAGTTTTATCTGAGAAACTGCAAGCAATGAAACCAGACAATCAGAAAATTTTGCTATTATATTATGGTTTTGGACTCAATCAAAAACAGCTAGCAGCTAGATTGAAAATTAATCAAAGTACAATTTCTCGTTATTTGACAAAATCCACAATCCAATTATTGGAAACTTTAGCAGGGGTTTCTCAATCCCAACAATGGGTTAAACAATATGTAGAAAAATGGCTGTGTAGAGAATATAAAGCTCCCGTACATTCAGATTTAGTTCAAGCAGCTTTGGTATCAGCTATCAAGAAATTAACAAGTGAAGAACGCGAAATTTTCCAGCTTTATTACGGACAAAAAATAGATAAAATTAAAATTGCCGAGCAATTAAATGTTAAGATTGATGAAATAACTAAAAGACTTAACCAAGCCCAAAATCAGTTACAAGAGAATTTAATGCAAGAGATAAATATTTGGATTAAAGAATATTTAGAGAAGTGGTTGAGTAAATACTACCAATCTCTAGTGAAATCAGTTTTAAAAACTGTGTCGAATTCTGGGAATCAAGAAGTGGATATAGAAGAAAAGATTTCCTTGCTGGAGACATACATTCAAAATCAATACTAACTCGTTAAAATGATTTTACGGAGAGGAAAAATGTTAAGT
This genomic interval from Scytonema hofmannii PCC 7110 contains the following:
- a CDS encoding NHLP bacteriocin system secretion protein; amino-acid sequence: MVQNNNLFRKKALLSSSSPERLDQVMQVIHPMNWLPLTALGSLVATAAIWSIVGRIPITVTGRGVIIYPSKVMPFQSPATGQLMAMNLRVGEFVKKGQILAIFDQAELQKQLQQQRLRLLELKTQNHSANSLQSLRSELEIKALVQQRFSLQQNFREAQSLAIVLKNRLARLKKLKAQGAISEEMLLQAQQAYQEKQSQINDLQTQLQGLAAREKSLVEQNFQASTTRKNQIQEIVQNIAQLEVQLQKNSQVISPYEGRVLEVTAFPGQVVTQGTRIATIQAEEPSAKLTGLTFFSIGDGKKIQKGMKVQITPSTVERERFGGIMATVTDVSAFPVTKEGVLSVVGNSEVVESLMSQSPQIQVFAELHPDSSTFSEYKWSSSKGPQMKVSSGTTATAKVTVEERSPISFVFPFLKSLTGVN
- a CDS encoding sigma-70 family RNA polymerase sigma factor, encoding MQRNIKLYEAMHEEFSQLLTQKDKILKIAYFWRTVALDEPQLLADWEPRNKTQLACEHLASYFEEKCYWTAKDLCNGESDSWEEYFFMARLLIYNPLKLSEILAKYNNSYNANLETYVSQILINTVKFSAEVNRFSRWRLLYKKSDKELKEALKVLGIVDPELTQIIFSRKYFKQVYLMNKVKNPARSTGKKWVAPDEEDFSKSAQCYNVEKALPTTPHEVFANSSNVTAKQIKDWMEICIKSLENYPKSILPKFSLDALQSDGFEARSESQTEIVNVEWQGILANEDIRDSRDYLVKKVNSVLSEKLQAMKPDNQKILLLYYGFGLNQKQLAARLKINQSTISRYLTKSTIQLLETLAGVSQSQQWVKQYVEKWLCREYKAPVHSDLVQAALVSAIKKLTSEEREIFQLYYGQKIDKIKIAEQLNVKIDEITKRLNQAQNQLQENLMQEINIWIKEYLEKWLSKYYQSLVKSVLKTVSNSGNQEVDIEEKISLLETYIQNQY